TTTTGCGACTTGGGGCGGCCGTAGAGTCGTCGTGATCGGTCACCAAAAAGGCCGAGATACGAAGGAAAACCTGCTGCGCAACTTTGGCAGCGCTCATCCGGAAGGCTATCGTAAGGCGCTGCGCCTCATGCGCATGGCGGAGAAATTTGGTCTGCCCATCGTCACTCTGATCGATACCCCAGGAGCCTTCCCAGGCATCGGGGCGGAAGAGCGTAACATTGCTGAAGCCATCGCCTTTAACCTGCGTGAGATGATGACCCTGCGCACACCCGTCGTGGCCGTGGTGATTGGGGAAGGGGGGTCGGGTGGGGCCTTGGGTATCGGCATCGCCGACCGCGTGCTGATGATGGAAAACGCCTACTACAGCGTTATCAGCCCTGAAGGATGCGCCGCCATTTTGTGGAAGCATCGTGAACATGCTCCCGAAGCGGCAGCTGCTCTGAAACTCAGTGCTCAGGATCTTTCCAAATTGGGCATCATTGATGGTGTCGTGCCTGAGCCTGCAGGCGGAGCACACAATGACCACTACGTGGCAGCGATGGCCCTGAAAGATGCCGTGCTGAATGCCATTGCCGACTTGGAAAAACTTTCAGTCAGCGAGTTGCTCGAAGCGCGGTATCAGAAATTCCGCGCTCTGGGCAAATACACGGAGAACTGAGGCAGCCGAAGTCCCTGTTTCAATTGGGCTCTGCATGAAAAGTGCAGGGCCTTTTTTGTGCCGGAAATGGGGTGGAATGTGGGCTGTAAAACGAAAGAGATTGCCAGAACTCTTCGTCTCGGTTGAACTGGCACTTCCCAAAAACCATGACTACCCCATCCCCCACACGCCGTCATTTCCTCCAGATGGTTTCCGCTGCCTTCGCCGCTTCCGCCGCCGGAGTCCGCGCTGCTGATGCCGAGCCGCTTTTCAAGATCTCTCTGGCGGAGTGGTCCCTGAACAAAGGCATGTTCAAGCGTGAAGGTGCTGAGCCTCTGGAGCACCTGGACTTCTGCAAAATCGCTCGCAGCCTGGGCATTGATGGCGTGGAGTATGTGAACCAGATGTTTGCCGATAAGGCCCAAGACAAAGCCTATCTGGATGAAATGAAAAAGCGCCAGGAAGGTGAAGGCGTGAAAGGCCTGCTCATCATGGTGGACCGTGAAGGCAATCTCGGTGATCCCGATGATGCGAAGCGCGCCAAGACCGTGGAAAACCACCTCAAGTGGCTGGACGCCGCCGCTCATTTGGGCTGCCACAGCATCCGGGTCAATGCCGCTAGCGATCCGAAGCTGAGCTATGACGAGCAGATGAAGCACGCCGCGGCAGGTCTGCATGCTCTTTGTGTTGAAGGTGACAAGCGGGGTCTCTACGTCGTGGTCGAGAACCATGGCGGCCTGTCCAGCAACGGTTTGTGGCTGACTGGCGTCATGAAAATGGCAGATCATGCCCGCGTGGGCATCCTGCCAGATCTGGGCAACTTCTACACGGACCGAAATAAAGGCGAACTGTATAACCCTTACAAAGGAGTTCGCGAATTCATGCCATGGGTGAAGCAGGCCGTCAGTGCCAAGGCCTATGACTGGGATACCGGAGCTGGAAAATTCTACACCGAAGACCGCCGCGAAGGCCGCGAGATGACGCTGGATTATCAGCGACTCATCGAAATCGTCGTCAAAGCAGGCTACAAAGGCTACATCGGCATCGAATACGAAGGCTCGAAGCATACGGAAATCGAGGGGATCAAGCGCACCAAGCAAGCCTTGGAGGAAATCCGCAGCCTATTGGCCTGAAGTTAAGAGGGCTAAAATTCCCGCTTGCCAGACCGCGAACCTCTCCTACAGTCAGCCTCCCCTCTGTATTCAAACAGGGTGGGAGGCCAAACCGCATTCCCTGATGAAAGCCGAACTCGTCGAACAAGCCGCCCTTATTGTCAAAGACCCACCGATCCTGATCAACATGGTATCGAAGCGGGTAAAGCAACTGACGTCCGGACGTGCCCCTCTGGTGGACCGTCGTCCAGGCATGCGTGAGGCCGATGTCGCCTTGCTGGAGATCATCCAAGGCAAGATCAAGGTTGAGCAGTTCAACCCATCCGAACTTTAATCTTTCAATTCCGTCGGCAGGGAAACACCTAGCCGTCACCCGGCTATGTCCGACGAAATTGCCACCAATCGCAAAGCGCTCCGGGATTTTCACATCCTTGAGCGCTACGAAGCGGGGGTGGAACTCCGAGGCACGGAGGTCAAATCAATCCGCCTCGGTAAGCTGAACATCAGTGACGCCTTTGCGCGAGTCGAGCGTGGCCAAGTCTGGCTCTACAACATGGATGTGCAGATCTATGAAAAGGCCAGCTTCAGCCAGCATGAACCTCGACGCACCCGACGTCTCCTCCTGCATAAGCGGGAGATCTTAAAGCTGTTCGTCCAGACCGATCAAAAGGGCCTAGCCCTGCCTGTCCTGAGGGCCTATTGGAAAGGCTCGCACGTGAAGGTCGAGATCGGAGTCGGTAAAGGCAAAACCAAGGGCGACCAGCGCGAGGACCTGAAGGAGAAGGCGGTGAAACGCGAGGTGCAAAAGGTCGTCTCCAGCTTCAACCGTAAACACGGTTAAAGAGCCTCAATCTGAGCGCCCATAGGTGGAATGAAGGGTTACTTTTCTCCCACCACGCTGATTACAATGCTGCGTGTGTGAGGATCTCGTCGGTGTTCGAAGAGAAAGATACCTTGCCAAGTGCCGAGAGTCAGCCTGCCGTTCATGACAGGAACCACCTCGCTTGTGCGCGTCAGGACCATGCGCAGG
The sequence above is drawn from the Prosthecobacter debontii genome and encodes:
- a CDS encoding sugar phosphate isomerase/epimerase family protein — protein: MTTPSPTRRHFLQMVSAAFAASAAGVRAADAEPLFKISLAEWSLNKGMFKREGAEPLEHLDFCKIARSLGIDGVEYVNQMFADKAQDKAYLDEMKKRQEGEGVKGLLIMVDREGNLGDPDDAKRAKTVENHLKWLDAAAHLGCHSIRVNAASDPKLSYDEQMKHAAAGLHALCVEGDKRGLYVVVENHGGLSSNGLWLTGVMKMADHARVGILPDLGNFYTDRNKGELYNPYKGVREFMPWVKQAVSAKAYDWDTGAGKFYTEDRREGREMTLDYQRLIEIVVKAGYKGYIGIEYEGSKHTEIEGIKRTKQALEEIRSLLA
- a CDS encoding DNA-directed RNA polymerase subunit omega codes for the protein MKAELVEQAALIVKDPPILINMVSKRVKQLTSGRAPLVDRRPGMREADVALLEIIQGKIKVEQFNPSEL
- a CDS encoding acetyl-CoA carboxylase carboxyltransferase subunit alpha, producing MKHVLEFEKPVIKLREEIEEAKKKLATKPSDKLAAQIADMEKKAESMLRDIHNNLNPWQRVQISRHTNRPFMLDYVKHCCEDFTELHGDRHIGDDHAMPAGFATWGGRRVVVIGHQKGRDTKENLLRNFGSAHPEGYRKALRLMRMAEKFGLPIVTLIDTPGAFPGIGAEERNIAEAIAFNLREMMTLRTPVVAVVIGEGGSGGALGIGIADRVLMMENAYYSVISPEGCAAILWKHREHAPEAAAALKLSAQDLSKLGIIDGVVPEPAGGAHNDHYVAAMALKDAVLNAIADLEKLSVSELLEARYQKFRALGKYTEN
- the smpB gene encoding SsrA-binding protein SmpB, yielding MSDEIATNRKALRDFHILERYEAGVELRGTEVKSIRLGKLNISDAFARVERGQVWLYNMDVQIYEKASFSQHEPRRTRRLLLHKREILKLFVQTDQKGLALPVLRAYWKGSHVKVEIGVGKGKTKGDQREDLKEKAVKREVQKVVSSFNRKHG